A portion of the Platichthys flesus chromosome 7, fPlaFle2.1, whole genome shotgun sequence genome contains these proteins:
- the ikzf4 gene encoding zinc finger protein Eos, whose translation MLHMASGERMNADDCNGSSFAQGNGGESSTEQDFYGALPGPPAKSPTSQQSSPHRSLSANSIKVELCSDNESPDAPQPENREAVRADGGGDDRGDPMEEGNVECAGPGRDRVNIYGEMASPNAASPGPIRLPNGKLQCEVCGMICIGPNVLMVHKRSHTGERPFQCNQCGASFTQKGNLLRHIKLHSGEKPFKCHTCNYACRRRDALAGHLRTHKVSSPTVGKPFKCNFCSRSYKQQSTLEEHLERCHSYLRSPDHQTSINTQTAQAEESVNMEIVTKPGLQPSSEKIQFVDRLAISITKRKRSTPQKFLGEKHMHLDIPEAPYELSSGSEKDGDLTSSLSAGLAASRLQGARAKGDNQESPTLSQLHPAFLSELRTVMGSINSNVTPQGPRAHGGGGLAAMSPGLPGREAGEGRVDKPSVHSHTTSPNGCPDSTDTESTAEEQSTRATVPTSTSNNHHLHHQTPALLRSHPISSPIQAKYLDPEWERACPVPPPPVVKRSAGSTLSSRETVQVLDRDGRPVRSFHCQHCRILFLDHVMFTIHMGCHGFRQPFECNICGHLSQDRYEFSSHISRGEHQVG comes from the exons ATGTTACATATG GCATCTGGTGAGAGAATGAATGCTGATGACTGCAATGGGAGCTCATTCGCACAGG gtAATGGAGGCGAGTCGTCAACGGAACAGGATTTTTATGGCGCACTGCCGGGCCCTCCGGCGAAATCTCCAACCAGTCAGCAGTCCTCGCCACACCGCTCCCTCAGTG caAACTCCATCAAGGTTGAGCTGTGCAGTGACAATGAGTCACCGGATGCTCCACAGCCGGAGAACAGAGAGGCTGTGAGGGCTGATGGTGGTGGGGATGACAGAGGGGACCCCATGGAGGAAGGGAACGTAGAGTGCGCTGGACCTGGAAGAGACAGAGTGAACATTTACGGTGAGATGGCCAGTCCCAATGCTGCTTCACCAGGGCCTATCCGGCTCCCCAATGGGAAGCTCCAGTGTGAGGTTTGTGGGATGATCTGCATCGGACCCAATGTGCTGATGGTGCACAAGCGTAGCCACACAG GCGAGAGGCCGTTCCAGTGTAACCAGTGTGGGGCCTCCTTTACCCAGAAGGGGAACTTACTGCGTCACATCAAGCTGCATTCAGGAGAGAAGCCTTTCAAATGTCACACGTGTAACTATGCTTGTCGCCGGAGAGATGCGCTGGCTGGACATCTTCGCACACACAAAG TTTCGTCTCCAACGGTGGGGAAACCCTTCAAGTGCAACTTCTGTAGCCGCAGCTACAAACAACAAAGCACACTGGAGGAACATCTAGAGCGCTGCCATAGCTACCTGAGGAGTCCGGACCACCAGACGTCCATCAACACACAGACTGCACAGG CTGAAGAGTCAGTCAATATGGAGATTGTCACTAAACCTGGGCTCCAGCCATCCAGTGAAAAAATCCAGTTTGTAGATAGACTGGCCATTAGCATCACCAAACGCAAGAGGTCAACACCACAGAAGTTTTTAG GTGAAAAGCACATGCACCTTGACATACCTGAAGCACCTTATGAATTGTCCTCTGGCTCCGAGAAAGACGGGGACCTCACAAGCTCTCTGTCTGCCGGGCTGGCTGCTTCACGCCTCCAGGGCGCCAGGGCTAAAGGTGACAACCAAGAGTCGCCTACTCTGTCTCAGCTCCATCCTGCCTTTCTGTCGGAGCTCCGCACGGTTATGGGCTCCATCAACAGCAACGTGACTCCTCAGGGCCCCCGAGCCCATGGCGGAGGTGGACTGGCCGCGATGTCTCCTGGGCTGCCCGGCCGGGAGGCAGGCGAAGGCCGTGTCGACAAACCCTCAGTGCATAGCCATACCACCTCACCCAATGGCTGTCCCGACtctacagacacagagagcacagcagaggagcagagcacaAGGGCCACAGTCCCAACAAGTACCTCCAAcaaccaccacctccaccaccaaaCCCCAGCACTGCTCCGCAGCCATCCCATTTCCAGCCCCATCCAGGCCAAATACTTGGACCCAGAGTGGGAGAGAGCGTGTCCCGTGCCGCCCCCACCCGTAGTAAAGAGGAGCGCTGGCTCGACCCTTTCTTCCAGGGAGACCGTGCAGGTGTTAGACAGGGACGGCAGGCCTGTGCGCTCCTTCCACTGCCAGCACTGCCGCATCCTCTTCCTGGACCATGTCATGTTCACCATCCACATGGGTTGCCACGGCTTCCGTCAGCCCTTCGAGTGCAACATCTGCGGCCACCTCAGCCAGGACCGCTACGAGTTCTCGTCTCACATCAGCCGCGGGGAGCACCAGGTGGGCTGA